A window from Vigna angularis cultivar LongXiaoDou No.4 chromosome 7, ASM1680809v1, whole genome shotgun sequence encodes these proteins:
- the LOC108318825 gene encoding putative pentatricopeptide repeat-containing protein At2g01510 isoform X4, with the protein MRQHKQVSALNRRPTILYLVCAAALFSFLLFYIQSSFFSGSLSSARKSKIIRILSNFQSSVQQCVDKRGLGLTAHIIDHCNLILKYPEGTNSSWVDASIIKTGFDPNTYRFNFQVKNHLLHGDLGAARKLFDKMPHKNIISTNTMIMGYLNSGNLSTARSLFDGMVERSVVTWTMLIGGYAQNNKFRDAFGLFADMCRHGLVPDHVTLTTLLSGFTEFESVNEVAQVQTHVVKLGYDSTLTVCNSLLDSYCKTRSLGLACHLFKHMPERDNVTFNVLLTGYSKEGFNHDAINLFFKMQNLGFNPTEFTFAAVLTAGIQLDDIEFGQQVHSFVVKCMFVWNVFVANALLDFYSKHDRVAEVRKLFYEMPEVDGISYNVIITCCAWNERVEESLELFRELQFTRFDRRQFPFATFLSIAANALNLEMGRQIHSQAIVTDAISEILVGNSLVDMYAKCDKFGEANRIFVDLAHQGSVPWTALISGYVQKGLHEDGLKLFVDMQKAKIRADSATYASILRACANLASLTLGKQLHLHIIRSGCISNVFSGSALVDMYAKCGSIKEALHMFQEMPTRNCVSWNALISAYAQNGDGGHAIRSFEQMVHSGLQPNSVSFLSILCACSHCGLVEEGLQYFNSMTQVYKFVPKKEHYASMVDMLCRSGRFDDAEILMARMPFEPDEVMWTSILNSCRIHKNQEMAKRAADQLFNMKILRDAAPYVSLSNIYAVAGEWENVGKVKKAMRERGIRKVPAYSWVEIKQKTHVFSANDMSHPQMKEITRMLHELEEQMEKQGYKPDSSCALHNVDEEVKVESLKYHSERIAIAFALISTPKGSPILVLKNLRACNDCHAAIKIISKIVNREITVRDSSRFHHFRDGSCSCKDYW; encoded by the exons atgaggCAGCACAAGCAGGTTTCAGCCCTTAACCGACGACCCACCATCCTTTATCTGGTGTGCGCGGCTGCATTGTTCTCCTTCCTCCTCTTCTACATCCAATCCTCTTTCTTCTCAG GGTCCCTTTCTTCGGCTCGCAAATCCAAAATTATCCGCATCTTGTCTAACTTTCAGTCCAGTGTTCAGCAATGTGTG GATAAGAGGGGGCTAGGACTCACTGCTCATATAATTGACCATTGCAATTTGATCCTTAAATACCCTGAAGGTACCAACAGCTCTTGG GTCGATGCTTCCATCATCAAGACAGGCTTCGATCCCAACACGTATCGTTTCAACTTTCAAGTAAAGAATCATCTCCTACATGGGGATTTGGGTGCAGCACGCAAACTGTTTGACAAAATGCCTCACAAGAACATCATCTCCACCAACACTATGATCATGGGTTACTTAAACTCTGGCAATCTTTCCACTGCTAGGAGCTTGTTTGATGGCATGGTTGAACGCTCGGTTGTTACCTGGACAATGCTCATTGGTGGCTACGCTCAGAACAATAAGTTCCGCGATGCTTTCGGTCTCTTCGCTGATATGTGTAGGCACGGCTTGGTTCCGGATCATGTCACCTTGACGACTCTCTTATCTGGGTTCACTGAGTTTGAAAGTGTCAATGAAGTCGCACAAGTGCAAACCCATGTTGTCAAATTGGGGTATGATTCCACCCTCACGGTTTGCAACTCGTTGCTTGATTCTTACTGTAAGACGCGTAGCCTAGGTTTGGCTTGTCACCTCTTCAAGCATATGCCGGAGAGAGATAATGTAACTTTCAATGTGTTGTTGACGGGGTACTCCAAAGAGGGCTTCAATCATGATGCTATCAACCTGTTTTTCAAGATGCAGAATTTGGGGTTCAATCCCACTGAGTTTACTTTTGCTGCGGTTTTAACTGCAGGCATACAGTTGGATGATATAGAATTTGGGCAACAAGTTCACAGTTTTGTGGTGAAGTGTATGTTTGTGTGGAATGTGTTTGTGGCTAATGCTTTGCTTGATTTCTACTCCAAGCATGACCGTGTTGCTGAAGTGAGGAAGCTTTTTTATGAAATGCCAGAGGTGGATGGTATCTCTTACAATGTGATCATCACTTGTTGTGCATGGAATGAAAGAGTGGAGGAATCGCTTGAACTTTTCAGGGAATTACAGTTTACAAGATTTGACAGGCGACAATTCCCATTTGCAACCTTTTTGAGCATTGCCGCAAATGCTTTGAACCTGGAAATGGGTAGGCAAATCCATTCCCAGGCAATTGTAACAGATGCCATTTCAGAAATTCTGGTTGGGAATTCTTTGGTTGACATGTATGCTAAATGTGACAAATTTGGGGAAGCAAATAGGATTTTTGTTGATTTGGCTCATCAAGGTTCAGTTCCATGGACAGCCCTGATCTCGGGTTATGTTCAGAAGGGGCTCCATGAAGACGGCCTAAAGCTATTTGTTGATATGCAAAAAGCCAAAATACGTGCTGACTCGGCCACTTACGCCAGTATCTTAAGAGCTTGCGCAAATCTAGCTTCACTAACATTGGGAAAACAGTTACACTTACATATAATCAGGTCTGGATGCATTTCAAATGTATTTTCTGGGAGTGCACTGGTTGACATGTATGCAAAATGTGGATCCATAAAAGAAGCACTTCATATGTTTCAAGAGATGCCTACGAGGAACTGTGTTTCCTGGAATGCACTGATTTCAGCTTATGCACAAAACGGAGACGGTGGCCATGCTATTAGATCATTTGAACAAATGGTTCATTCAGGTCTGCAACCAAATTCTGTCAGCTTCCTTAGCATTTTGTGTGCCTGCAGCCACTGTGGTCTAGTTGAAGAAGGATTACAATACTTCAACTCCATGACTCAAGTGTATAAATTTGTACCCAAAAAAGAGCATTACGCATCAATGGTTGATATGCTATGTCGCAGTGGGCGATTTGATGATGCTGAGATATTGATGGCTCGGATGCCGTTTGAACCAGATGAGGTAATGTGGACATCGATTCTCAACTCATGCAGGATCCATAAGAATCAAGAGATGGCAAAGAGAGCAGCAGATCAACTATTCAATATGAAGATCCTTAGAGATGCTGCTCCATATGTTAGCCTTTCCAATATTTATGCAGTAGCTGGTGAATGGGAGAATGTAGGAAAGGTGAAGAAGGCCATGAGAGAGCGAGGGATCAGAAAGGTCCCAGCATACAGTTGGGTTGAAATCAAACAGAAGACTCATGTTTTCTCAGCCAATGACATGTCTCACCCACAGATGAAAGAGATAACAAGGATGCTTCATGAGTTGGAAGAGCAAATGGAGAAACAAGGGTATAAACCTGACTCAAGTTGTGCCCTGCACAATGTGGATGAGGAAGTCAAGGTAGAGTCCCTAAAGTATCACAGTGAACGCATTGCCATTGCGTTTGCACTTATTAGCACCCCAAAAGGGTCACCCATATTGGTGCTGAAGAACCTACGAGCTTGTAACGATTGCCACGCTGCCATCAAGATAATCTCCAAGATTGTAAACCGGGAAATCACAGTCAGGGATTCAAGTAGATTCCATCATTTCAGAGATGGATCTTGCTCCTGTAAGGACTACTggtaa
- the LOC108318825 gene encoding putative pentatricopeptide repeat-containing protein At2g01510 isoform X9, whose product MPHKNIISTNTMIMGYLNSGNLSTARSLFDGMVERSVVTWTMLIGGYAQNNKFRDAFGLFADMCRHGLVPDHVTLTTLLSGFTEFESVNEVAQVQTHVVKLGYDSTLTVCNSLLDSYCKTRSLGLACHLFKHMPERDNVTFNVLLTGYSKEGFNHDAINLFFKMQNLGFNPTEFTFAAVLTAGIQLDDIEFGQQVHSFVVKCMFVWNVFVANALLDFYSKHDRVAEVRKLFYEMPEVDGISYNVIITCCAWNERVEESLELFRELQFTRFDRRQFPFATFLSIAANALNLEMGRQIHSQAIVTDAISEILVGNSLVDMYAKCDKFGEANRIFVDLAHQGSVPWTALISGYVQKGLHEDGLKLFVDMQKAKIRADSATYASILRACANLASLTLGKQLHLHIIRSGCISNVFSGSALVDMYAKCGSIKEALHMFQEMPTRNCVSWNALISAYAQNGDGGHAIRSFEQMVHSGLQPNSVSFLSILCACSHCGLVEEGLQYFNSMTQVYKFVPKKEHYASMVDMLCRSGRFDDAEILMARMPFEPDEVMWTSILNSCRIHKNQEMAKRAADQLFNMKILRDAAPYVSLSNIYAVAGEWENVGKVKKAMRERGIRKVPAYSWVEIKQKTHVFSANDMSHPQMKEITRMLHELEEQMEKQGYKPDSSCALHNVDEEVKVESLKYHSERIAIAFALISTPKGSPILVLKNLRACNDCHAAIKIISKIVNREITVRDSSRFHHFRDGSCSCKDYWRKHIIPSQQEKEILDRVCFHCHITHFSIFICITFYTNDLQIKTILFIAF is encoded by the exons ATGCCTCACAAGAACATCATCTCCACCAACACTATGATCATGGGTTACTTAAACTCTGGCAATCTTTCCACTGCTAGGAGCTTGTTTGATGGCATGGTTGAACGCTCGGTTGTTACCTGGACAATGCTCATTGGTGGCTACGCTCAGAACAATAAGTTCCGCGATGCTTTCGGTCTCTTCGCTGATATGTGTAGGCACGGCTTGGTTCCGGATCATGTCACCTTGACGACTCTCTTATCTGGGTTCACTGAGTTTGAAAGTGTCAATGAAGTCGCACAAGTGCAAACCCATGTTGTCAAATTGGGGTATGATTCCACCCTCACGGTTTGCAACTCGTTGCTTGATTCTTACTGTAAGACGCGTAGCCTAGGTTTGGCTTGTCACCTCTTCAAGCATATGCCGGAGAGAGATAATGTAACTTTCAATGTGTTGTTGACGGGGTACTCCAAAGAGGGCTTCAATCATGATGCTATCAACCTGTTTTTCAAGATGCAGAATTTGGGGTTCAATCCCACTGAGTTTACTTTTGCTGCGGTTTTAACTGCAGGCATACAGTTGGATGATATAGAATTTGGGCAACAAGTTCACAGTTTTGTGGTGAAGTGTATGTTTGTGTGGAATGTGTTTGTGGCTAATGCTTTGCTTGATTTCTACTCCAAGCATGACCGTGTTGCTGAAGTGAGGAAGCTTTTTTATGAAATGCCAGAGGTGGATGGTATCTCTTACAATGTGATCATCACTTGTTGTGCATGGAATGAAAGAGTGGAGGAATCGCTTGAACTTTTCAGGGAATTACAGTTTACAAGATTTGACAGGCGACAATTCCCATTTGCAACCTTTTTGAGCATTGCCGCAAATGCTTTGAACCTGGAAATGGGTAGGCAAATCCATTCCCAGGCAATTGTAACAGATGCCATTTCAGAAATTCTGGTTGGGAATTCTTTGGTTGACATGTATGCTAAATGTGACAAATTTGGGGAAGCAAATAGGATTTTTGTTGATTTGGCTCATCAAGGTTCAGTTCCATGGACAGCCCTGATCTCGGGTTATGTTCAGAAGGGGCTCCATGAAGACGGCCTAAAGCTATTTGTTGATATGCAAAAAGCCAAAATACGTGCTGACTCGGCCACTTACGCCAGTATCTTAAGAGCTTGCGCAAATCTAGCTTCACTAACATTGGGAAAACAGTTACACTTACATATAATCAGGTCTGGATGCATTTCAAATGTATTTTCTGGGAGTGCACTGGTTGACATGTATGCAAAATGTGGATCCATAAAAGAAGCACTTCATATGTTTCAAGAGATGCCTACGAGGAACTGTGTTTCCTGGAATGCACTGATTTCAGCTTATGCACAAAACGGAGACGGTGGCCATGCTATTAGATCATTTGAACAAATGGTTCATTCAGGTCTGCAACCAAATTCTGTCAGCTTCCTTAGCATTTTGTGTGCCTGCAGCCACTGTGGTCTAGTTGAAGAAGGATTACAATACTTCAACTCCATGACTCAAGTGTATAAATTTGTACCCAAAAAAGAGCATTACGCATCAATGGTTGATATGCTATGTCGCAGTGGGCGATTTGATGATGCTGAGATATTGATGGCTCGGATGCCGTTTGAACCAGATGAGGTAATGTGGACATCGATTCTCAACTCATGCAGGATCCATAAGAATCAAGAGATGGCAAAGAGAGCAGCAGATCAACTATTCAATATGAAGATCCTTAGAGATGCTGCTCCATATGTTAGCCTTTCCAATATTTATGCAGTAGCTGGTGAATGGGAGAATGTAGGAAAGGTGAAGAAGGCCATGAGAGAGCGAGGGATCAGAAAGGTCCCAGCATACAGTTGGGTTGAAATCAAACAGAAGACTCATGTTTTCTCAGCCAATGACATGTCTCACCCACAGATGAAAGAGATAACAAGGATGCTTCATGAGTTGGAAGAGCAAATGGAGAAACAAGGGTATAAACCTGACTCAAGTTGTGCCCTGCACAATGTGGATGAGGAAGTCAAGGTAGAGTCCCTAAAGTATCACAGTGAACGCATTGCCATTGCGTTTGCACTTATTAGCACCCCAAAAGGGTCACCCATATTGGTGCTGAAGAACCTACGAGCTTGTAACGATTGCCACGCTGCCATCAAGATAATCTCCAAGATTGTAAACCGGGAAATCACAGTCAGGGATTCAAGTAGATTCCATCATTTCAGAGATGGATCTTGCTCCTGTAAGGACTACTg GAGAAAACATATTATTCCTTCCcagcaagaaaaagaaatcctTGACAGAGTTTGCTTCCACTGTCATATCacacatttttctatttttatttgtataactttttatacCAATGATCTACAAATCAAGACAATCTTATTCATAGCTTTCTAA
- the LOC108318825 gene encoding putative pentatricopeptide repeat-containing protein At2g01510 isoform X8 — protein MNYIKACSRKNGILTLQKRHFQVDASIIKTGFDPNTYRFNFQVKNHLLHGDLGAARKLFDKMPHKNIISTNTMIMGYLNSGNLSTARSLFDGMVERSVVTWTMLIGGYAQNNKFRDAFGLFADMCRHGLVPDHVTLTTLLSGFTEFESVNEVAQVQTHVVKLGYDSTLTVCNSLLDSYCKTRSLGLACHLFKHMPERDNVTFNVLLTGYSKEGFNHDAINLFFKMQNLGFNPTEFTFAAVLTAGIQLDDIEFGQQVHSFVVKCMFVWNVFVANALLDFYSKHDRVAEVRKLFYEMPEVDGISYNVIITCCAWNERVEESLELFRELQFTRFDRRQFPFATFLSIAANALNLEMGRQIHSQAIVTDAISEILVGNSLVDMYAKCDKFGEANRIFVDLAHQGSVPWTALISGYVQKGLHEDGLKLFVDMQKAKIRADSATYASILRACANLASLTLGKQLHLHIIRSGCISNVFSGSALVDMYAKCGSIKEALHMFQEMPTRNCVSWNALISAYAQNGDGGHAIRSFEQMVHSGLQPNSVSFLSILCACSHCGLVEEGLQYFNSMTQVYKFVPKKEHYASMVDMLCRSGRFDDAEILMARMPFEPDEVMWTSILNSCRIHKNQEMAKRAADQLFNMKILRDAAPYVSLSNIYAVAGEWENVGKVKKAMRERGIRKVPAYSWVEIKQKTHVFSANDMSHPQMKEITRMLHELEEQMEKQGYKPDSSCALHNVDEEVKVESLKYHSERIAIAFALISTPKGSPILVLKNLRACNDCHAAIKIISKIVNREITVRDSSRFHHFRDGSCSCKDYWRKHIIPSQQEKEILDRVCFHCHITHFSIFICITFYTNDLQIKTILFIAF, from the exons ATGAATTACATCAAAGCATGTTCGAGGAAAAACGGAATTTTGACATTGCAAAAACGACACTTTCAGGTCGATGCTTCCATCATCAAGACAGGCTTCGATCCCAACACGTATCGTTTCAACTTTCAAGTAAAGAATCATCTCCTACATGGGGATTTGGGTGCAGCACGCAAACTGTTTGACAAAATGCCTCACAAGAACATCATCTCCACCAACACTATGATCATGGGTTACTTAAACTCTGGCAATCTTTCCACTGCTAGGAGCTTGTTTGATGGCATGGTTGAACGCTCGGTTGTTACCTGGACAATGCTCATTGGTGGCTACGCTCAGAACAATAAGTTCCGCGATGCTTTCGGTCTCTTCGCTGATATGTGTAGGCACGGCTTGGTTCCGGATCATGTCACCTTGACGACTCTCTTATCTGGGTTCACTGAGTTTGAAAGTGTCAATGAAGTCGCACAAGTGCAAACCCATGTTGTCAAATTGGGGTATGATTCCACCCTCACGGTTTGCAACTCGTTGCTTGATTCTTACTGTAAGACGCGTAGCCTAGGTTTGGCTTGTCACCTCTTCAAGCATATGCCGGAGAGAGATAATGTAACTTTCAATGTGTTGTTGACGGGGTACTCCAAAGAGGGCTTCAATCATGATGCTATCAACCTGTTTTTCAAGATGCAGAATTTGGGGTTCAATCCCACTGAGTTTACTTTTGCTGCGGTTTTAACTGCAGGCATACAGTTGGATGATATAGAATTTGGGCAACAAGTTCACAGTTTTGTGGTGAAGTGTATGTTTGTGTGGAATGTGTTTGTGGCTAATGCTTTGCTTGATTTCTACTCCAAGCATGACCGTGTTGCTGAAGTGAGGAAGCTTTTTTATGAAATGCCAGAGGTGGATGGTATCTCTTACAATGTGATCATCACTTGTTGTGCATGGAATGAAAGAGTGGAGGAATCGCTTGAACTTTTCAGGGAATTACAGTTTACAAGATTTGACAGGCGACAATTCCCATTTGCAACCTTTTTGAGCATTGCCGCAAATGCTTTGAACCTGGAAATGGGTAGGCAAATCCATTCCCAGGCAATTGTAACAGATGCCATTTCAGAAATTCTGGTTGGGAATTCTTTGGTTGACATGTATGCTAAATGTGACAAATTTGGGGAAGCAAATAGGATTTTTGTTGATTTGGCTCATCAAGGTTCAGTTCCATGGACAGCCCTGATCTCGGGTTATGTTCAGAAGGGGCTCCATGAAGACGGCCTAAAGCTATTTGTTGATATGCAAAAAGCCAAAATACGTGCTGACTCGGCCACTTACGCCAGTATCTTAAGAGCTTGCGCAAATCTAGCTTCACTAACATTGGGAAAACAGTTACACTTACATATAATCAGGTCTGGATGCATTTCAAATGTATTTTCTGGGAGTGCACTGGTTGACATGTATGCAAAATGTGGATCCATAAAAGAAGCACTTCATATGTTTCAAGAGATGCCTACGAGGAACTGTGTTTCCTGGAATGCACTGATTTCAGCTTATGCACAAAACGGAGACGGTGGCCATGCTATTAGATCATTTGAACAAATGGTTCATTCAGGTCTGCAACCAAATTCTGTCAGCTTCCTTAGCATTTTGTGTGCCTGCAGCCACTGTGGTCTAGTTGAAGAAGGATTACAATACTTCAACTCCATGACTCAAGTGTATAAATTTGTACCCAAAAAAGAGCATTACGCATCAATGGTTGATATGCTATGTCGCAGTGGGCGATTTGATGATGCTGAGATATTGATGGCTCGGATGCCGTTTGAACCAGATGAGGTAATGTGGACATCGATTCTCAACTCATGCAGGATCCATAAGAATCAAGAGATGGCAAAGAGAGCAGCAGATCAACTATTCAATATGAAGATCCTTAGAGATGCTGCTCCATATGTTAGCCTTTCCAATATTTATGCAGTAGCTGGTGAATGGGAGAATGTAGGAAAGGTGAAGAAGGCCATGAGAGAGCGAGGGATCAGAAAGGTCCCAGCATACAGTTGGGTTGAAATCAAACAGAAGACTCATGTTTTCTCAGCCAATGACATGTCTCACCCACAGATGAAAGAGATAACAAGGATGCTTCATGAGTTGGAAGAGCAAATGGAGAAACAAGGGTATAAACCTGACTCAAGTTGTGCCCTGCACAATGTGGATGAGGAAGTCAAGGTAGAGTCCCTAAAGTATCACAGTGAACGCATTGCCATTGCGTTTGCACTTATTAGCACCCCAAAAGGGTCACCCATATTGGTGCTGAAGAACCTACGAGCTTGTAACGATTGCCACGCTGCCATCAAGATAATCTCCAAGATTGTAAACCGGGAAATCACAGTCAGGGATTCAAGTAGATTCCATCATTTCAGAGATGGATCTTGCTCCTGTAAGGACTACTg GAGAAAACATATTATTCCTTCCcagcaagaaaaagaaatcctTGACAGAGTTTGCTTCCACTGTCATATCacacatttttctatttttatttgtataactttttatacCAATGATCTACAAATCAAGACAATCTTATTCATAGCTTTCTAA
- the LOC108318825 gene encoding putative pentatricopeptide repeat-containing protein At2g01510 isoform X1, which translates to MRQHKQVSALNRRPTILYLVCAAALFSFLLFYIQSSFFSGSLSSARKSKIIRILSNFQSSVQQCVDKRGLGLTAHIIDHCNLILKYPEGTNSSWVDASIIKTGFDPNTYRFNFQVKNHLLHGDLGAARKLFDKMPHKNIISTNTMIMGYLNSGNLSTARSLFDGMVERSVVTWTMLIGGYAQNNKFRDAFGLFADMCRHGLVPDHVTLTTLLSGFTEFESVNEVAQVQTHVVKLGYDSTLTVCNSLLDSYCKTRSLGLACHLFKHMPERDNVTFNVLLTGYSKEGFNHDAINLFFKMQNLGFNPTEFTFAAVLTAGIQLDDIEFGQQVHSFVVKCMFVWNVFVANALLDFYSKHDRVAEVRKLFYEMPEVDGISYNVIITCCAWNERVEESLELFRELQFTRFDRRQFPFATFLSIAANALNLEMGRQIHSQAIVTDAISEILVGNSLVDMYAKCDKFGEANRIFVDLAHQGSVPWTALISGYVQKGLHEDGLKLFVDMQKAKIRADSATYASILRACANLASLTLGKQLHLHIIRSGCISNVFSGSALVDMYAKCGSIKEALHMFQEMPTRNCVSWNALISAYAQNGDGGHAIRSFEQMVHSGLQPNSVSFLSILCACSHCGLVEEGLQYFNSMTQVYKFVPKKEHYASMVDMLCRSGRFDDAEILMARMPFEPDEVMWTSILNSCRIHKNQEMAKRAADQLFNMKILRDAAPYVSLSNIYAVAGEWENVGKVKKAMRERGIRKVPAYSWVEIKQKTHVFSANDMSHPQMKEITRMLHELEEQMEKQGYKPDSSCALHNVDEEVKVESLKYHSERIAIAFALISTPKGSPILVLKNLRACNDCHAAIKIISKIVNREITVRDSSRFHHFRDGSCSCKDYWRKHIIPSQQEKEILDRVCFHCHITHFSIFICITFYTNDLQIKTILFIAF; encoded by the exons atgaggCAGCACAAGCAGGTTTCAGCCCTTAACCGACGACCCACCATCCTTTATCTGGTGTGCGCGGCTGCATTGTTCTCCTTCCTCCTCTTCTACATCCAATCCTCTTTCTTCTCAG GGTCCCTTTCTTCGGCTCGCAAATCCAAAATTATCCGCATCTTGTCTAACTTTCAGTCCAGTGTTCAGCAATGTGTG GATAAGAGGGGGCTAGGACTCACTGCTCATATAATTGACCATTGCAATTTGATCCTTAAATACCCTGAAGGTACCAACAGCTCTTGG GTCGATGCTTCCATCATCAAGACAGGCTTCGATCCCAACACGTATCGTTTCAACTTTCAAGTAAAGAATCATCTCCTACATGGGGATTTGGGTGCAGCACGCAAACTGTTTGACAAAATGCCTCACAAGAACATCATCTCCACCAACACTATGATCATGGGTTACTTAAACTCTGGCAATCTTTCCACTGCTAGGAGCTTGTTTGATGGCATGGTTGAACGCTCGGTTGTTACCTGGACAATGCTCATTGGTGGCTACGCTCAGAACAATAAGTTCCGCGATGCTTTCGGTCTCTTCGCTGATATGTGTAGGCACGGCTTGGTTCCGGATCATGTCACCTTGACGACTCTCTTATCTGGGTTCACTGAGTTTGAAAGTGTCAATGAAGTCGCACAAGTGCAAACCCATGTTGTCAAATTGGGGTATGATTCCACCCTCACGGTTTGCAACTCGTTGCTTGATTCTTACTGTAAGACGCGTAGCCTAGGTTTGGCTTGTCACCTCTTCAAGCATATGCCGGAGAGAGATAATGTAACTTTCAATGTGTTGTTGACGGGGTACTCCAAAGAGGGCTTCAATCATGATGCTATCAACCTGTTTTTCAAGATGCAGAATTTGGGGTTCAATCCCACTGAGTTTACTTTTGCTGCGGTTTTAACTGCAGGCATACAGTTGGATGATATAGAATTTGGGCAACAAGTTCACAGTTTTGTGGTGAAGTGTATGTTTGTGTGGAATGTGTTTGTGGCTAATGCTTTGCTTGATTTCTACTCCAAGCATGACCGTGTTGCTGAAGTGAGGAAGCTTTTTTATGAAATGCCAGAGGTGGATGGTATCTCTTACAATGTGATCATCACTTGTTGTGCATGGAATGAAAGAGTGGAGGAATCGCTTGAACTTTTCAGGGAATTACAGTTTACAAGATTTGACAGGCGACAATTCCCATTTGCAACCTTTTTGAGCATTGCCGCAAATGCTTTGAACCTGGAAATGGGTAGGCAAATCCATTCCCAGGCAATTGTAACAGATGCCATTTCAGAAATTCTGGTTGGGAATTCTTTGGTTGACATGTATGCTAAATGTGACAAATTTGGGGAAGCAAATAGGATTTTTGTTGATTTGGCTCATCAAGGTTCAGTTCCATGGACAGCCCTGATCTCGGGTTATGTTCAGAAGGGGCTCCATGAAGACGGCCTAAAGCTATTTGTTGATATGCAAAAAGCCAAAATACGTGCTGACTCGGCCACTTACGCCAGTATCTTAAGAGCTTGCGCAAATCTAGCTTCACTAACATTGGGAAAACAGTTACACTTACATATAATCAGGTCTGGATGCATTTCAAATGTATTTTCTGGGAGTGCACTGGTTGACATGTATGCAAAATGTGGATCCATAAAAGAAGCACTTCATATGTTTCAAGAGATGCCTACGAGGAACTGTGTTTCCTGGAATGCACTGATTTCAGCTTATGCACAAAACGGAGACGGTGGCCATGCTATTAGATCATTTGAACAAATGGTTCATTCAGGTCTGCAACCAAATTCTGTCAGCTTCCTTAGCATTTTGTGTGCCTGCAGCCACTGTGGTCTAGTTGAAGAAGGATTACAATACTTCAACTCCATGACTCAAGTGTATAAATTTGTACCCAAAAAAGAGCATTACGCATCAATGGTTGATATGCTATGTCGCAGTGGGCGATTTGATGATGCTGAGATATTGATGGCTCGGATGCCGTTTGAACCAGATGAGGTAATGTGGACATCGATTCTCAACTCATGCAGGATCCATAAGAATCAAGAGATGGCAAAGAGAGCAGCAGATCAACTATTCAATATGAAGATCCTTAGAGATGCTGCTCCATATGTTAGCCTTTCCAATATTTATGCAGTAGCTGGTGAATGGGAGAATGTAGGAAAGGTGAAGAAGGCCATGAGAGAGCGAGGGATCAGAAAGGTCCCAGCATACAGTTGGGTTGAAATCAAACAGAAGACTCATGTTTTCTCAGCCAATGACATGTCTCACCCACAGATGAAAGAGATAACAAGGATGCTTCATGAGTTGGAAGAGCAAATGGAGAAACAAGGGTATAAACCTGACTCAAGTTGTGCCCTGCACAATGTGGATGAGGAAGTCAAGGTAGAGTCCCTAAAGTATCACAGTGAACGCATTGCCATTGCGTTTGCACTTATTAGCACCCCAAAAGGGTCACCCATATTGGTGCTGAAGAACCTACGAGCTTGTAACGATTGCCACGCTGCCATCAAGATAATCTCCAAGATTGTAAACCGGGAAATCACAGTCAGGGATTCAAGTAGATTCCATCATTTCAGAGATGGATCTTGCTCCTGTAAGGACTACTg GAGAAAACATATTATTCCTTCCcagcaagaaaaagaaatcctTGACAGAGTTTGCTTCCACTGTCATATCacacatttttctatttttatttgtataactttttatacCAATGATCTACAAATCAAGACAATCTTATTCATAGCTTTCTAA